A genome region from Fervidobacterium changbaicum includes the following:
- a CDS encoding 3-methyl-2-oxobutanoate dehydrogenase subunit VorB, giving the protein MSERVLVKGTEAIGEAAVRAGCRLFFGYPITPQNELPEYMSKRMPEVGGTFLQTESEVATINMVYGAACTGTRVMTSTSSPGFSLMQEGVSYMACAQLPAVLVNVVRGGPGLGDIQPSQGDYWQATKGGGHGDYKLIVLAPSTVQEAVDLTYLAFDLADEYRNPVLIIADGVIGQMMEPVTFPEFRDLNTLPKHESWALTGADGREKHIVVSFDIDPYVLEKMNLELVEKFKRIEAKEKRWEEYKLDDAEIVITAFGTVARIAKSVVEQARREGIKVGLFRPITLWPFPYERLEEIAKGKKLIFDVEMNMGQMLEDVKLAVKDHAPVEYYGRLGGVVPTPDEILQALKSKLGR; this is encoded by the coding sequence ATGAGTGAAAGAGTTTTAGTAAAAGGAACAGAAGCAATAGGCGAAGCTGCTGTTAGAGCTGGTTGTCGTTTGTTCTTTGGTTATCCAATAACACCGCAAAACGAATTGCCAGAGTATATGTCCAAGAGAATGCCAGAAGTTGGAGGAACATTCCTCCAAACAGAGAGTGAAGTAGCAACAATCAACATGGTATATGGTGCGGCATGTACAGGTACGAGAGTAATGACCTCGACTTCCTCTCCAGGTTTTAGTTTGATGCAAGAAGGCGTTTCTTACATGGCTTGTGCGCAGTTACCGGCAGTTCTTGTCAACGTTGTACGTGGTGGACCCGGGCTCGGTGATATTCAACCATCGCAAGGCGACTATTGGCAGGCAACGAAAGGTGGAGGCCACGGCGACTACAAGCTCATTGTGCTCGCTCCTTCAACAGTTCAGGAAGCCGTTGACCTTACTTATCTTGCTTTCGATTTAGCTGATGAGTACAGAAATCCTGTATTGATAATAGCTGATGGCGTTATTGGTCAAATGATGGAACCTGTTACGTTCCCTGAATTCAGAGATTTAAACACGTTACCAAAGCACGAGAGCTGGGCTTTGACAGGTGCGGATGGTAGAGAGAAACACATAGTTGTATCGTTCGACATAGATCCTTACGTGCTTGAAAAGATGAACCTCGAACTTGTTGAGAAGTTCAAGAGGATTGAAGCAAAGGAAAAGAGATGGGAAGAGTACAAATTGGATGATGCAGAAATAGTTATTACAGCGTTTGGAACGGTAGCAAGGATTGCAAAGAGCGTCGTTGAACAGGCAAGAAGAGAAGGAATTAAAGTGGGACTTTTCAGACCAATTACACTCTGGCCATTCCCGTATGAAAGATTAGAAGAAATAGCAAAGGGTAAAAAGTTAATTTTCGACGTTGAAATGAACATGGGACAGATGTTGGAAGATGTTAAGCTCGCAGTTAAGGACCATGCACCTGTTGAATATTACGGCAGGCTTGGAGGAGTTGTCCCAACACCTGATGAAATACTCCAAGCATTGAAATCTAAACTCGGGAGGTAA
- a CDS encoding 4Fe-4S dicluster domain-containing protein, with protein sequence MPKVKGRIEIDQERCKGCGLCISVCPMKVIEFSDTFNSKGYHPAEPKHVEKCIACGFCYNMCPDVCITVYREVESA encoded by the coding sequence ATGCCAAAGGTCAAAGGTAGGATAGAGATCGATCAAGAAAGGTGCAAAGGTTGCGGATTATGTATCAGCGTTTGTCCGATGAAAGTTATCGAGTTCAGTGATACGTTCAATTCAAAGGGTTACCATCCAGCTGAACCTAAACATGTTGAAAAATGTATCGCCTGTGGTTTTTGCTATAACATGTGTCCCGATGTATGTATTACAGTCTACCGTGAAGTAGAGAGCGCATAA
- a CDS encoding cobalamin biosynthesis protein CobQ: MAKNYAFIGLFGSGKTEVAINWALKLKEEHDKVAIIDGDIISPYYRTRDVAEELENAGLVTVYPKGALRNADLPIITGGAIGYLLNPDFRTVIDVGGEENGIVVLGYLKPYLGDSEISMVVNIARPFSSTVDGIIRAYEQLRRVARIKVDYLINNANLSYETTPDLIRKGEEIISKVSEIIEVPVKWTVVPDFISENDFRYPVFRIRRFMKMEL; encoded by the coding sequence ATGGCAAAGAATTATGCATTCATAGGTTTGTTTGGGAGCGGTAAGACTGAGGTGGCGATTAATTGGGCACTGAAACTAAAGGAAGAGCACGATAAAGTGGCAATTATCGACGGAGATATAATCTCCCCGTACTACAGAACAAGAGATGTTGCTGAAGAACTCGAAAATGCCGGATTGGTGACAGTTTACCCTAAAGGGGCATTAAGGAACGCAGACTTACCAATTATCACCGGTGGTGCAATTGGGTATCTTTTAAATCCCGATTTCAGGACAGTCATTGATGTTGGTGGTGAAGAAAACGGGATTGTCGTACTTGGTTACTTGAAACCATATCTTGGTGACTCGGAAATAAGTATGGTTGTGAATATTGCAAGGCCTTTCTCTTCAACAGTGGACGGGATAATTAGAGCATACGAACAATTGCGCAGGGTTGCGAGAATTAAGGTGGACTATCTCATAAACAACGCAAACCTGTCTTATGAAACAACACCAGATTTGATTAGAAAAGGGGAAGAGATAATCTCAAAGGTTTCAGAAATCATAGAAGTTCCTGTAAAGTGGACCGTTGTTCCAGATTTTATCAGCGAAAATGATTTTAGATATCCGGTGTTTAGGATTCGTCGATTCATGAAAATGGAATTATAA
- the buk gene encoding butyrate kinase, with product MKILVINPGSTSTKVAVFDDENMIASKTLRHAPEELALFNKLTDQFEFRAKIVENFLNEIGVEPEELAAVVGRGGLLDPIPGGTYKVTEDMLEVLREAKNGEHASNLGALIAYEFTKRYGIPSFIVDPVVVDELETLARYTGHPMFRRKSIFHALNQKATARNAAAQLGKKYEEVNLIVVHMGGGISIGAHRKGRVVNVNNALDGDGPFTPERSGTLPLTQLIDLCYSGKYTYDQMKKKIKGAGGMVDYLGTNDAMVVQQRIREGDKEAELVYRAMAYQIAKWIGRMAAVLKGEVDAIVLTGGLAYDKEFMVKWLTEYTSFIAPILVFPGGDEERALAMGALRVLRGVEEAKIYWENVLQH from the coding sequence ATGAAAATTTTGGTTATTAACCCTGGTTCTACGAGTACGAAGGTTGCTGTTTTTGATGATGAAAATATGATTGCGTCAAAGACATTAAGACATGCACCGGAAGAATTGGCACTGTTTAATAAATTAACCGATCAATTCGAATTTCGTGCCAAAATCGTTGAGAATTTCTTAAATGAAATAGGCGTCGAACCCGAGGAACTCGCGGCCGTTGTTGGTCGCGGTGGACTTTTGGATCCTATTCCAGGAGGTACATACAAGGTAACGGAAGATATGTTGGAAGTGCTCAGAGAAGCAAAAAACGGTGAACATGCATCAAACTTAGGTGCACTCATTGCCTATGAATTTACCAAAAGATACGGCATACCTTCGTTCATCGTAGATCCCGTCGTTGTTGACGAATTAGAGACTCTTGCAAGGTACACGGGTCACCCGATGTTTAGAAGAAAATCTATTTTCCACGCGCTGAACCAAAAGGCAACTGCAAGAAATGCGGCTGCACAGCTTGGAAAGAAGTACGAAGAGGTCAACCTCATCGTTGTGCACATGGGTGGAGGTATATCGATAGGAGCGCACAGAAAAGGCAGAGTTGTTAATGTGAACAATGCCCTTGATGGAGACGGACCATTTACACCAGAGCGAAGTGGGACGTTGCCTTTAACACAGTTAATTGACTTGTGCTACAGTGGAAAATATACGTACGACCAGATGAAGAAAAAGATCAAGGGTGCTGGCGGGATGGTTGATTACCTTGGTACGAATGATGCGATGGTAGTCCAGCAGAGGATTCGCGAAGGTGATAAGGAAGCAGAACTTGTTTACCGAGCAATGGCTTATCAAATAGCAAAGTGGATAGGCAGAATGGCGGCTGTTTTGAAAGGAGAAGTAGATGCGATTGTGCTAACCGGTGGACTGGCATACGACAAGGAATTCATGGTGAAATGGCTCACAGAATACACAAGTTTCATTGCTCCTATCCTCGTTTTCCCCGGTGGGGATGAGGAAAGAGCGTTAGCTATGGGAGCTCTTAGGGTTTTAAGGGGTGTTGAGGAAGCCAAGATATACTGGGAAAATGTTTTGCAACACTAA
- a CDS encoding bifunctional enoyl-CoA hydratase/phosphate acetyltransferase, translating to MKKLYELLDKARSIGKKVVAVAAADDDVVLRAVDMARKEGIVDAILFGDVKKIELHAEKAGVSLKDFEIVDSKNPADDAVKAVVEGKAHFVMKGNIKTGDLMKAVLKDEYNLKTGRTMSLVSIFETPLYHKLLIVTDAGMTIAPDLEQKVHLIENAVLVARKAVGVEKPKVAILGAIEVVNPKMEATVHAALLAKMNERGQIKNCIVDGPFALDNAVSKEAAEHKGLVSSVAGDADILIMPDIEAGNIFYKAMVFLAGAKVASAIIGAKCPVALTSRADSDETKLLSLALTCLMSE from the coding sequence ATGAAGAAACTTTACGAACTTTTGGATAAAGCAAGGAGCATAGGTAAAAAGGTTGTTGCTGTTGCGGCTGCGGATGACGATGTTGTGCTGAGAGCTGTTGATATGGCAAGAAAAGAAGGTATCGTCGATGCGATTTTATTCGGCGATGTAAAGAAAATTGAGCTTCACGCTGAAAAAGCTGGAGTCAGCCTCAAGGATTTTGAAATAGTCGATTCCAAGAATCCAGCTGATGACGCTGTCAAAGCTGTTGTTGAGGGTAAAGCACACTTTGTAATGAAGGGAAATATTAAAACAGGGGATTTGATGAAGGCAGTTTTGAAGGATGAATACAACCTGAAAACTGGTAGAACGATGTCTCTTGTTAGTATTTTTGAAACACCACTGTACCACAAGCTATTGATAGTTACGGACGCAGGTATGACAATTGCGCCTGATTTGGAACAAAAGGTGCATCTTATAGAAAATGCGGTTCTTGTTGCAAGAAAAGCAGTTGGTGTGGAAAAGCCCAAGGTAGCGATATTAGGAGCAATTGAGGTTGTTAATCCAAAGATGGAAGCTACAGTGCATGCTGCATTACTCGCGAAAATGAACGAAAGAGGACAGATAAAGAACTGTATTGTGGACGGGCCTTTCGCGTTGGATAATGCGGTGTCAAAAGAAGCCGCTGAGCATAAAGGTTTAGTTAGTTCGGTTGCCGGAGATGCCGATATTCTGATTATGCCAGACATTGAAGCCGGAAACATCTTCTACAAAGCTATGGTCTTTCTTGCCGGAGCAAAGGTTGCTTCTGCGATCATTGGTGCAAAGTGCCCTGTTGCACTTACATCGAGGGCTGATAGCGACGAAACAAAGTTGCTGTCACTAGCGTTAACATGCTTGATGAGTGAATGA
- the buk gene encoding butyrate kinase: MKILVINPGATSTKVAVFEDKQKIIQETLQHTVEELDKYPSIMDQKEMRANAVEEFLKKHNLSIEHFDAIAARGGILPPVESGTYVVDEYMVDYLTNKTKVQHASNLAAVIGYELARRASKNIPVYITDPVSVDEMIPEARLSGIKDIERKSLSHISNMRAVGIRISEELGKRFEELNMVIAHLGSGISVAPFEKGRMIDVNNANDEGPFSVERTGELPVGDVVKLCYSGQYTKDQLKKMFVGKGGLVAYLGTNDLREAFKMGESDPKALEVIEAMAYQIAQEIGAMCVVLKGKVDAIVLTGGMAFSEKFVDMIKSYIFKFGPIFVVPGEMEMEALAYGALRVLTGVEQPKVWKAQEV; the protein is encoded by the coding sequence ATGAAAATTCTCGTTATCAATCCTGGTGCAACAAGTACAAAAGTAGCGGTGTTCGAGGATAAGCAAAAGATAATACAAGAAACCCTTCAACACACAGTCGAAGAGCTCGATAAGTATCCATCAATAATGGATCAAAAAGAAATGCGCGCAAACGCCGTAGAGGAATTTTTGAAAAAGCACAATCTGTCGATTGAGCACTTCGATGCTATAGCAGCACGCGGAGGTATTCTTCCACCAGTTGAAAGTGGAACTTACGTTGTTGATGAGTATATGGTAGATTATCTGACCAACAAAACAAAAGTTCAACACGCTTCAAACTTAGCGGCGGTTATAGGCTATGAATTGGCAAGACGAGCATCCAAAAATATACCAGTTTATATCACAGATCCTGTAAGCGTTGATGAGATGATACCGGAAGCCCGATTATCTGGCATCAAGGACATAGAAAGAAAAAGTCTTTCGCATATATCCAATATGCGAGCTGTGGGTATTAGGATCTCAGAAGAACTTGGAAAAAGGTTTGAAGAACTGAACATGGTTATTGCACACCTTGGCAGTGGGATATCGGTCGCTCCTTTCGAAAAGGGAAGAATGATCGATGTGAACAACGCAAACGACGAAGGTCCATTTAGCGTTGAAAGGACTGGAGAATTGCCGGTTGGTGACGTTGTTAAATTGTGCTACTCAGGTCAATACACCAAAGACCAGCTAAAGAAGATGTTCGTTGGCAAGGGAGGTTTAGTAGCTTACCTTGGAACAAACGATTTAAGAGAAGCGTTTAAAATGGGAGAGAGTGATCCAAAGGCACTTGAAGTGATAGAAGCTATGGCTTATCAGATTGCACAAGAAATTGGTGCTATGTGTGTGGTTCTTAAAGGTAAAGTTGATGCAATAGTACTCACCGGTGGTATGGCTTTTAGCGAAAAGTTTGTTGACATGATTAAGTCGTATATTTTCAAATTCGGTCCGATCTTCGTCGTTCCCGGTGAGATGGAAATGGAAGCACTTGCCTACGGTGCACTCAGGGTACTGACTGGTGTTGAACAACCCAAGGTTTGGAAAGCTCAGGAGGTGTGA
- a CDS encoding PLP-dependent aminotransferase family protein, protein MDLESILSDVGRNLRSSLIRELLKYASVPGSISFGGGVPDPNTFPRHELAEIAKEVIEKEYAYTLQYNTTEGDDELAKQMIKLLERIYGITNLDRSNLLFTTGSQQALDLIARIFLDKDSICFVEFPVYLGAASAFRMTFTNFETVPLQEDGMDVDYLERKLQELDKLGKIKNVKFIYSVPNFHNPAGVTMSLEKRKKLIEIAERYDILILEDDPYGLLRFEGEHLPSLYKLGGPDRVVLLNTFSKILTPGLRIGVIVGRADIVRKATLAKQAADLCSPSLNQRIAARFLERYDLLEYLKPGIELYRKKKNTMIKALEEEFADMKGAKWVNPQGGLFVWFTLPEGYDTMEMFETAKEKKIYYIPGQAFTVDDSISSSMRLSFCLPPEEKIIEGVKRLKEVVVEYGKKKGLI, encoded by the coding sequence ATGGATTTAGAAAGCATATTGTCCGATGTTGGAAGAAACCTAAGGTCTTCTTTGATTAGAGAACTGCTCAAATATGCCTCTGTTCCAGGTTCTATATCGTTCGGAGGTGGAGTCCCTGACCCGAACACGTTCCCGCGCCATGAACTTGCTGAGATCGCCAAAGAGGTAATTGAGAAAGAATACGCGTACACTCTCCAATACAATACAACCGAAGGTGACGACGAGCTTGCCAAACAAATGATTAAACTTCTTGAGAGGATTTATGGAATAACGAACCTTGATAGGTCTAACTTACTTTTCACAACAGGCTCGCAACAAGCACTCGACCTTATCGCAAGGATTTTTCTTGACAAAGATAGCATCTGTTTTGTCGAATTTCCAGTGTACCTTGGCGCCGCAAGTGCTTTCAGAATGACCTTTACAAATTTTGAAACTGTACCGCTTCAAGAAGATGGTATGGATGTAGACTACTTGGAAAGAAAGCTTCAAGAACTGGATAAATTAGGAAAGATAAAGAATGTGAAGTTCATCTACTCTGTTCCTAATTTCCACAATCCAGCTGGCGTAACTATGAGCTTGGAGAAGAGAAAGAAACTAATTGAAATAGCAGAGAGATACGACATTCTTATTCTTGAAGATGACCCGTATGGCCTTCTAAGATTTGAAGGTGAACATTTGCCATCACTTTATAAATTAGGAGGGCCCGATAGAGTTGTTTTGCTCAATACGTTCAGCAAAATCCTCACACCAGGCTTAAGAATAGGAGTAATAGTTGGTAGAGCTGACATTGTCAGAAAAGCAACTCTTGCCAAACAGGCGGCTGATTTGTGTAGCCCGAGCTTAAACCAGAGGATAGCAGCAAGATTCTTAGAAAGATACGATTTACTTGAGTACTTAAAACCAGGAATCGAATTGTACAGAAAGAAGAAGAACACAATGATAAAAGCACTCGAAGAGGAATTCGCCGATATGAAAGGCGCAAAGTGGGTAAATCCGCAGGGTGGACTTTTCGTATGGTTTACGCTGCCTGAAGGTTACGATACGATGGAAATGTTCGAGACAGCAAAGGAAAAGAAGATCTACTATATCCCAGGTCAAGCATTTACCGTGGATGATAGTATAAGTTCTTCTATGAGACTCTCATTCTGCTTACCGCCAGAAGAGAAAATTATTGAAGGCGTCAAGAGACTAAAAGAAGTTGTTGTTGAATATGGGAAGAAGAAAGGGTTGATATAG
- a CDS encoding pyridoxal-phosphate-dependent aminotransferase family protein yields the protein MVKKYLLLSPGPTPVPHEILLEGAKETIHHRTPEFVKILEETIELTKYVFQTKHDVFILTASGTGALETAVVNLVNPGEKAIIVNAGKFGERWVLIAKAYGVDVVEIKLPWGKAVTPEMIEKAMKEHPDAKVIFTTYSETSAGTVIDLENIAKLTKDTDVILVTDAVSGLLAEPLKMDEWGVDVVVSGAQKGWMLPPGLAFIAINDKAYAKVEKCTNSRFYFDLRKYKKSSPDNPWTTAVNLIYMLNKAVKMLKEEGIENVWARHALYGEATRAAVRALGLTFFSERPGNVLTAVNSPEGIPSSKLTKLMRDKYGVTIAAGQEPMKDEIFRISHLGYLTPFDIITGITALEFALKELGYNVELGKGVVAAEEVLFKGLVK from the coding sequence GTGGTAAAAAAGTATTTATTGTTATCACCTGGTCCAACGCCAGTTCCTCACGAAATATTACTCGAAGGTGCGAAGGAAACCATTCACCACAGAACACCTGAGTTTGTTAAGATTCTTGAAGAAACTATCGAACTGACAAAGTACGTTTTCCAAACGAAGCACGATGTTTTCATTCTCACCGCTTCCGGAACAGGTGCACTTGAGACCGCAGTTGTCAACCTTGTGAATCCTGGTGAGAAAGCAATAATAGTCAACGCTGGTAAATTCGGTGAAAGATGGGTATTAATCGCAAAAGCGTATGGTGTTGACGTTGTGGAAATCAAACTACCGTGGGGTAAAGCAGTAACACCAGAAATGATCGAAAAGGCAATGAAAGAGCATCCAGATGCAAAGGTCATTTTCACAACATACAGTGAAACATCCGCAGGTACAGTCATCGACCTCGAAAACATTGCCAAACTCACAAAAGACACAGATGTCATCCTTGTTACAGACGCAGTTAGTGGTCTTTTGGCCGAACCTCTTAAGATGGATGAATGGGGCGTAGACGTTGTAGTTTCTGGTGCACAGAAGGGTTGGATGCTCCCGCCAGGACTTGCTTTCATAGCTATAAACGACAAAGCTTATGCAAAAGTTGAAAAATGCACGAACAGCAGATTCTATTTTGACCTCAGAAAATACAAAAAGAGCTCACCAGACAACCCATGGACAACAGCAGTCAACCTAATTTACATGTTGAATAAAGCTGTTAAGATGCTCAAAGAAGAGGGAATTGAAAATGTCTGGGCAAGACATGCGCTTTATGGGGAAGCGACAAGAGCAGCAGTTAGAGCTCTTGGATTGACCTTCTTCTCAGAAAGACCTGGTAACGTCTTAACTGCAGTTAACTCACCCGAGGGAATCCCATCAAGCAAATTGACGAAACTCATGAGGGATAAGTACGGTGTTACCATAGCAGCCGGTCAAGAACCAATGAAGGACGAGATATTCAGAATTTCTCATCTTGGATACCTTACTCCGTTCGATATAATCACCGGAATCACCGCTTTAGAGTTCGCTCTGAAAGAACTTGGATACAACGTTGAGCTTGGTAAAGGAGTTGTCGCTGCAGAAGAAGTTCTCTTCAAAGGGTTGGTGAAGTAA
- a CDS encoding D-2-hydroxyacid dehydrogenase, with protein sequence MRIHINDPLDKQATEKLKSVPGVEVTSEHLEKEELLKIMPEIEVLIVRSATKVTADIIEAGTKLKIIGRAGTGLDNIDVKAAEGKGIKVINTPGANSISVAELTIGLMIACSRHIARGTIDLKNGKWTKKELEGHELFGRTVGIIGFGNIGREVAKRLLAFNMNILAYDPFVKETDMNVKMVDLDTLYKESDYITIHVPLTPETKYLINKETISKMKDGVIIINAARGGIIDEAALYEALVNGKVYAAGLDVFEVEPPTDELRQKLLALPNVVATPHIGASTFEAQERVGMLLVERLIKEIA encoded by the coding sequence ATGAGGATACACATTAACGATCCACTTGATAAACAAGCTACTGAAAAATTGAAGAGTGTCCCCGGAGTAGAAGTAACATCTGAACATCTAGAAAAAGAAGAACTTCTTAAAATCATGCCCGAAATAGAAGTACTAATTGTTAGAAGTGCAACGAAAGTCACAGCTGACATAATCGAAGCAGGTACAAAGCTTAAGATTATCGGACGCGCGGGAACAGGATTGGACAACATCGATGTAAAAGCAGCTGAAGGGAAAGGAATCAAAGTCATAAACACACCAGGTGCAAACAGCATTTCCGTAGCTGAATTAACAATCGGGCTTATGATCGCCTGTTCAAGACACATCGCACGTGGGACAATTGACCTTAAAAACGGCAAATGGACGAAGAAGGAACTTGAAGGTCATGAGCTCTTTGGTAGGACCGTCGGAATCATAGGATTTGGAAACATTGGTCGAGAAGTTGCAAAAAGATTGCTTGCATTCAACATGAACATCTTGGCTTACGATCCATTTGTTAAAGAAACCGATATGAACGTCAAGATGGTTGATCTAGATACACTCTATAAAGAAAGCGACTACATAACGATCCATGTTCCACTAACACCAGAGACAAAGTACCTAATAAACAAAGAAACGATCTCAAAGATGAAAGACGGAGTAATAATCATCAACGCCGCTAGGGGCGGAATTATCGACGAAGCTGCACTGTACGAAGCCTTGGTTAATGGCAAGGTCTACGCAGCCGGGCTCGATGTATTCGAAGTAGAGCCTCCTACAGACGAACTCAGACAGAAACTGCTTGCCTTACCAAATGTTGTAGCAACTCCGCACATTGGTGCTTCCACATTTGAAGCGCAAGAGAGAGTTGGAATGCTACTCGTTGAAAGGCTTATAAAAGAAATCGCATAA
- a CDS encoding Hsp20/alpha crystallin family protein, producing MLARRNDLFEPFMELQREVDRLFSEFMKPFRTDFEFLPKVDAYETEDKVVLELEVPGVKKDELKITVEDGILRISGEKKAERDEKGRNYRIVERSFGKFERSFLLPDYVDVQNIKAKYNDGVLTIELPKKKEEKPALEVKVE from the coding sequence ATGTTGGCAAGAAGAAACGACTTATTTGAACCATTCATGGAATTACAAAGAGAAGTTGACAGACTCTTCTCAGAATTCATGAAACCATTCAGAACAGATTTTGAATTCCTCCCAAAGGTAGACGCTTATGAAACAGAAGACAAGGTAGTTCTTGAACTTGAAGTTCCTGGCGTTAAGAAGGACGAACTAAAAATCACAGTTGAAGACGGAATATTAAGAATTTCAGGAGAAAAGAAGGCTGAAAGAGACGAAAAAGGTAGGAACTACAGAATCGTCGAAAGAAGCTTTGGCAAATTTGAGAGATCGTTCTTGCTCCCAGACTATGTTGACGTACAAAACATCAAGGCAAAATACAACGATGGTGTCTTGACAATAGAACTGCCAAAGAAGAAAGAAGAAAAACCAGCTCTCGAGGTAAAAGTCGAATAA
- a CDS encoding vWA domain-containing protein: MKKMIISILTFVFVLAFLVSCSEIPQAPKVIPRDPVGTTKPSTTGYSSSGIYGTLDKQPSLVPIAVPDPVRLRISLPGVENLQSSELRVFEDNREQGFVLYKESTVRNKLDIAIILDVTGSMSFAINGAKNSIINFAKSLEERGLDARVGVVPFDDYVNPPSDIVASPTFLNLTSPASAQEYVATLYAGDGGDWPENDYDAIMFAATAMEWRPAAQRVMIVITDAPAHYKSDGSGIAHFDKSDMLPLLVGFFTIHGAFIPGSYYNSSATVFSAPGDVRELCQKTGGVIKYTDSYGSVNLNDLGIVEYVTSSWIVTFESDSPAATHTIEVFYTKDEDKKYLKLENISY, from the coding sequence ATGAAAAAGATGATTATAAGTATCTTAACTTTTGTTTTTGTTCTCGCATTTTTGGTCAGCTGTTCAGAGATACCTCAAGCTCCTAAGGTAATCCCAAGAGATCCAGTTGGCACAACTAAACCTTCCACAACAGGTTACTCAAGCAGCGGTATCTATGGGACACTGGACAAGCAACCTTCTTTGGTTCCTATTGCTGTTCCCGATCCAGTTCGACTAAGGATTAGTCTGCCCGGTGTAGAAAATTTGCAATCTAGCGAACTGAGGGTATTTGAAGATAACAGGGAACAAGGGTTTGTGCTATACAAGGAATCCACCGTAAGAAACAAACTAGACATCGCTATCATCCTTGATGTGACTGGAAGTATGTCTTTTGCTATAAACGGTGCTAAAAACAGCATAATCAATTTTGCAAAGTCTCTCGAAGAACGAGGATTGGACGCAAGGGTCGGTGTCGTTCCGTTTGATGATTACGTGAATCCTCCAAGTGATATAGTAGCCAGCCCAACATTTTTAAATCTCACCTCACCAGCTTCAGCTCAAGAATACGTTGCAACACTTTATGCAGGTGACGGTGGCGATTGGCCAGAAAATGATTACGATGCTATCATGTTTGCTGCTACTGCTATGGAATGGAGACCAGCTGCACAGCGTGTGATGATTGTTATTACGGATGCACCAGCGCATTATAAAAGCGATGGCTCAGGAATTGCTCATTTTGACAAATCAGACATGTTACCACTTCTTGTTGGATTTTTCACAATACATGGTGCATTCATACCAGGAAGTTACTACAACTCATCTGCAACAGTCTTTTCTGCTCCGGGAGACGTAAGGGAACTCTGTCAAAAAACAGGCGGAGTTATAAAATACACTGATTCTTACGGAAGTGTCAACTTAAATGACCTTGGTATAGTAGAGTACGTGACTTCATCTTGGATCGTCACTTTTGAGAGCGATTCACCAGCAGCTACACATACGATAGAAGTCTTCTACACTAAGGACGAAGATAAGAAATATCTTAAGCTCGAAAATATTTCTTATTAA
- a CDS encoding pseudouridine synthase, whose amino-acid sequence MDVKDKNKKIRLDRFLANAHIGSRAEVKRYIKDKRIKVNGEIITDPGLHISERDVVTIDDNPVIAHHFVYIMLNKPAGFVSTTAENEPSVLNLIEHPYINELHIAGRLDKDVEGLLIITNDGDFTHNLISPKKHIEKEYYIYTRTPVFVSEQMKNDVEKGLEVDGEKFLPGKIRQIDEKIISITIVEGKYHQVKKMCKKLGIDWEKIKRIRIGKLRLDETLKPGEWRELSQEEVRKIFENRI is encoded by the coding sequence ATGGATGTCAAAGACAAAAATAAGAAAATCCGCTTAGACCGGTTCTTGGCTAATGCACACATAGGGTCCAGAGCAGAAGTTAAAAGGTATATAAAAGACAAACGGATAAAAGTTAACGGTGAGATTATTACTGATCCTGGCCTTCACATATCAGAGCGTGACGTTGTTACAATCGATGATAATCCTGTGATAGCACATCATTTTGTCTACATTATGTTAAACAAGCCAGCAGGCTTTGTGTCAACAACGGCTGAAAATGAGCCAAGTGTTCTTAATTTGATAGAGCATCCTTATATTAATGAGCTGCACATAGCAGGAAGGCTCGACAAAGATGTAGAAGGGCTTTTGATAATTACCAACGATGGAGACTTCACACACAATTTGATATCACCGAAAAAACACATAGAAAAAGAATATTACATTTACACAAGAACACCAGTTTTTGTGAGTGAGCAGATGAAAAATGATGTCGAAAAGGGATTAGAAGTTGATGGTGAGAAGTTTTTGCCGGGCAAGATAAGACAAATTGATGAAAAAATAATTTCAATAACTATTGTTGAAGGGAAGTACCACCAAGTTAAAAAGATGTGTAAAAAGCTTGGAATAGATTGGGAGAAGATAAAAAGGATTAGAATTGGAAAACTAAGACTCGACGAGACTTTGAAACCTGGTGAATGGCGAGAACTGTCACAAGAAGAGGTTAGGAAAATTTTTGAAAATCGAATCTAA